Genomic DNA from Leptospiraceae bacterium:
CCGACATCTTATCGAGAGGAATCTGGTCGAAGAGAATTTTCATATCGAGTATAGAATCTATTGCCACCCCGGCCTTTCCCACATCTCCAATCACTCGGTCATGGTCAGAATCATAGCCCCTGTGAGTAGCCAGATCGAAAGCGACCGAAAGCCCCATCTGTCCTGCTGCCAGGTTCCTGCGGTAAAAAGCATTGGATTCTTCCGCAGTAGAAAAACCGGCATACTGACGAATGGTCCAGGGTCGCATAACATACATGGCCGAATAAGGTCCGCGGAGAAAAGGAGGAATCCCGGAGGCATAATCAAGATGACTGAGACTCTGTATATCGTTTTTTGTATAAACAGGTTTTACAGGGATTTTTTCCGGGGTATGCCAGATAGTATCTTCGAGAGAAGATGCACCGGCTTCCTTCAAAGCCTTTTTTTCCCAGTCTGCATAAGACGTTTCTTTTGTTTCCGGTTTATAGGGTATTTTACTGAAATCAGGTCTCATCTTATTCTCCTACCTTTATTCCAAGTTTGTTCTGCATCTGTGTTAAAAATCCAAGAACATCGGTTCGAACGTGTATAAAATCATCCACACCGGCTCCTTTCAAACTATCAATTAAAGCAGCAGGATTTCCGGCTATGATAAGCTGTGCTGAGGGTTTCTTTTCTTTCACCAGTTTAGCTACGGAAACTCCCATTTCCCCGTATTCCTCATCCGAACTACAGAGAACAAGAATCTCAGCACCGGATTTCAGATAGGCTTCTGCAATATCTGAAGCCTGGTTAAAAGCCGGATTATCGAGTATTCTATAACCCGCACAGGCAAAAAAGTTGGAACTGAAAGTTGCCCTTGCTATTCTCATAGCCAGGTTTCCAAAACCGGCCAAAAACACAGAAGGTGAAGCTCCTTTTTGTTTTCCGTATTTCTCCGTTGCCAGACGAATTGCTTCAAAAGCTTCCGAAGCCCTGAACACAGTAACTGGCTGTATTCCTTCTTCCGTCTTTTTAAAACTCGATTGTAAAATATCTCCCAGTAAAGCTCCGGACTCAAGGGCTTCTGAAAGTTTCTGTATGCTTTCAGTAGATACAGCTTTCCCGGAGGTCTTTAGAGATAGCGGTTTAGATATTTTTTCCAATCTGGAAAGGGATTCTTCTTTCAAAATAGGATACTGGTTGGTTCCTAAGAGAATCTCTTTTCTGGATGCCACATTTTTAGCTCTTTCTGCCTTAAAGGATTGGAGTAGAGATTGAATATAGCCTTCCTTCAGAGCAGCTATAAAACCCCCTTTTGTTTCAATATCCTGAAAAACTTTCCAGGCAGATTCTGCTAATTTATCCGTCAGGTTTTCGATATAATAAGAACCGGCAGAAGGATCTTTTACACGGTTCAGGTAAGATTCATGTTTCAGAAGATGCTGGGTATTACGAGCAATTCGCAAAGAAAATTCATCTCCATGGGAATATACAGAATCAAAATGACTTACACTTATCGAATCACAACCGGCAATGGCCGCAGACATGGCTTCTGTAGTTCCCCTGAGAATGTTTACATGGGGATCGTATAAAGTTTTATTCCACTCAGAAGTCCTGGCCTGGATGAAAACCGGCAGAGCACCCTTGATACCATAGGCACTTAGAATATTTGCCCAGAGCAAACGGAAAGCTCTAAATTTTGCAATTTCTACAAAGTAGCTGGCACTTACCGAGAAGCTAAACTGTAAAGTTTTAGCTACAGCCCCTACATCCATTCCTGAGGATTGCAGGCCTGCCAGATACTCGGCTCCATGAGCCAGACTTATACCCAGTTCCGCAGCCGTACCGGCTCCCGCATTATGGTAGTCTGAGGCATGAACTACCAGGTTATGAAAAGAAGGAAGGGCCTCTATCATCCCGGAAAGCTCGGAAGAAGTGCGATTCCAGATTTCATTTAAACCAATGCCTGCC
This window encodes:
- a CDS encoding methylmalonyl-CoA mutase small subunit, which encodes MSGSLDKSLFSEFPPISTEEWENIIIKDLKGADYEKRLVWKTDNDFSLQPYYRREDLKNLSYLESLPGEVPFVRGKNRLKNDWDTCQDISHSSAEDANRFALGALKGEVEALCFITDVSSDTVSGISLQSQKDMETLLKGIFIENVSLHFEAGKASVAIFAMYVNEAKKRGLELSRLRGSSGYDPLQGLSREGTAGIGLNEIWNRTSSELSGMIEALPSFHNLVVHASDYHNAGAGTAAELGISLAHGAEYLAGLQSSGMDVGAVAKTLQFSFSVSASYFVEIAKFRAFRLLWANILSAYGIKGALPVFIQARTSEWNKTLYDPHVNILRGTTEAMSAAIAGCDSISVSHFDSVYSHGDEFSLRIARNTQHLLKHESYLNRVKDPSAGSYYIENLTDKLAESAWKVFQDIETKGGFIAALKEGYIQSLLQSFKAERAKNVASRKEILLGTNQYPILKEESLSRLEKISKPLSLKTSGKAVSTESIQKLSEALESGALLGDILQSSFKKTEEGIQPVTVFRASEAFEAIRLATEKYGKQKGASPSVFLAGFGNLAMRIARATFSSNFFACAGYRILDNPAFNQASDIAEAYLKSGAEILVLCSSDEEYGEMGVSVAKLVKEKKPSAQLIIAGNPAALIDSLKGAGVDDFIHVRTDVLGFLTQMQNKLGIKVGE